A window of the Hordeum vulgare subsp. vulgare chromosome 5H, MorexV3_pseudomolecules_assembly, whole genome shotgun sequence genome harbors these coding sequences:
- the LOC123452310 gene encoding UDP-glucose 6-dehydrogenase 4 produces the protein MVKICCIGAGYVGGPTMAVIAIKCPAIEVVVVDISKPRIDAWNSDTLPIYEPGLDDVVKACRGKNLFFSTDVEKHVAEADIIFVSVNTPTKTRGLGAGKAADLTYWESAARMIADVSKSDKIVVEKSTVPVKTAEAIEKILTHNSKGINYQILSNPEFLAEGTAIDDLFKPDRVLIGGRETPEGRKAVEALKSVYAHWVPEENIITTNLWSAELSKLAANAFLAQRISSVNAMSALCEATGANVSEVSYAIGKDSRIGPKFLNASVGFGGSCFQKDILNLVYICECNGLPEVANYWKQVIKINDYQKSRFVNRVVSSMFNTVSGKKIAVLGFAFKKDTGDTRETPAIDVCKGLLGDKAQVSIYDPQVTEDQIQRDLAMNKFDWDHPMHLQPTSPTAVKQVSVVWDAYEATKGAHAVCILTEWNEFKSLDYKKIFDNMQKPAFVFDGRNVVDAEKLREIGFIVYSIGKPLDGWLKDMPAVA, from the coding sequence ATGGTGAAGATCTGCTGCATCGGTGCTGGCTACGTCGGCGGCCCAACAATGGCTGTCATTGCCATCAAGTGCCCAGCAATTGAGGTGGTGGTCGTCGACATCTCCAAGCCCCGCATTGACGCCTGGAACAGCGACACCCTCCCGATCTACGAGCCTGGCCTCGATGATGTTGTCAAGGCCTGCAGGGGCAAGAACCTCTTCTTCAGCACTGATGTTGAGAAGCATGTCGCCGAGGCCGACATCATCTTCGTCTCCGTCAACACCCCCACCAAGACCcgtggtctgggagccggcaaggCTGCCGACCTCACCTACTGGGAGAGCGCCGCCCGGATGATCGCCGATGTGTCCAAGTCGGATAAGATCGTCGTCGAGAAGTCCACCGTCCCCGTCAAGACCGCAGAGGCCATTGAGAAGATCCTGACCCACAACAGCAAGGGCATCAACTACCAGATCCTGTCCAACCCGGAGTTCCTCGCCGAGGGCACTGCGATCGACGACCTGTTCAAGCCCGACAGAGTGCTCATCGGTGGCCGGGAGACCCCCGAGGGCAGGAAGGCCGTCGAGGCTCTCAAGTCGGTGTACGCCCACTGGGTGCCCGAGGAGAACATCATCACCACCAACCTGTGGTCTGCCGAGCTCTCCAAGCTCGCCGCCAACGCCTTCCTGGCCCAGAGGATCTCGTCCGTGAACGCCATGTCGGCGCTGTGCGAGGCCACGGGCGCCAACGTGTCGGAGGTGTCGTACGCCATCGGCAAGGACTCGAGGATCGGTCCCAAGTTCCTGAACGCCAGCGTCGGGTTCGGCGGGTCGTGCTTCCAGAAGGACATCCTGAACCTGGTGTACATCTGCGAGTGCAACGGCCTGCCGGAGGTGGCCAACTACTGGAAGCAGGTGATCAAGATCAACGACTACCAGAAGAGCCGGTTCGTGAACCGCGTGGTGTCGTCCATGTTCAACACCGTGTCCGGCAAGAAGATCGCCGTGCTCGGGTTCGCCTTCAAGAAGGATACCGGCGACACCCGGGAGACCCCGGCCATCGACGTGTGCAAGGGCCTGCTGGGCGACAAGGCCCAGGTGAGCATCTACGACCCGCAGGTGACGGAGGACCAGATCCAGCGCGACCTGGCCATGAACAAGTTCGACTGGGACCACCCGATGCACCTGCAGCCGACGAGCCCCACGGCCGTGAAGCAGGTGAGCGTGGTGTGGGACGCGTACGAGGCCACCAAGGGCGCCCACGCCGTGTGCATCCTCACCGAGTGGAACGAGTTCAAGTCGCTGGACTACAAGAAGATCTTCGACAACATGCAGAAGCCGGCCTTCGTCTTCGACGGCCGCAACGTCGTCGACGCCGAGAAGCTCAGGGAGATCGGCTTCATCGTCTACTCCATCGGCAAGCCGCTCGACGGGTGGCTCAAGGACATGCCCGCCGTCGCCTAA